The Pogona vitticeps strain Pit_001003342236 chromosome 3, PviZW2.1, whole genome shotgun sequence genome includes a window with the following:
- the CHST7 gene encoding carbohydrate sulfotransferase 7, translated as MKSRRRWRWQHRPFALGLVLYTLLLLLLVSYMLDYGARRGRAGEEELLPPPPRRCPSLEEALGHWSWQEEPPPAAAAAAAGGEGAGNGTAGGEAGPGSRAGGKRHVYLHATWRTGSSFLGELFNQHPDVFYLYEPMWHLWQALYPGDALSLQGALRDMLRSLFRCDFSVLRLYAAPPGPRDPLAPFAAPSGGKSGHNLSTASIFGWRTNKVICSAPLCPDAPWAREAVGLIDGAACERSCPPRGLRELEAECRKYPVVVIKDVRLLDLGVLLPLFRDPELDLRVVQLFRDPRAVHNSRLKAKQALLRESIQVLRSRYRAEPRALPRRQLLPPAGAAAAAALSGARAHQQHRAEFFLGGALEVICQAWLRDLLLARRAPAWLRARHTQLRYEDLVLEPRAQLRRLLRFADLPAPDALEDFVLNMTRGAAYSSERPFLISARDAREAIHAWRERLSREQVRQVEAACGEAMSLLAYPLSGRDGDRPDAAAARRRPSAPPNPG; from the exons ATGAAGAGCCGGCGGCGCTGGCGCTGGCAGCACCGGCCCTTCGCCCTGGGCTTGGTGCTCTACACGCTGCTCCTCTTGCTCTTGGTGTCCTACATGCTGGATTACGGGGCCAGGAGAGGGCGCGCGGGCGAGGaggagctgctgccgccgccgccccgccgcTGCCCCAGCCTGGAGGAGGCGCTCGGCCACTGGAGCTGGCAAGAGGAGCCgcccccggcggcggcggcggcggcggcgggcggcgaGGGCGCGGGGAACGGGACGGCGGGGGGCGAGGCCGGCCCGGGAAGCCGGGCAGGCGGGAAGCGGCACGTCTACCTGCACGCCACTTGGCGCACCGGCTCCTCTTTCCTGGGCGAGCTGTTCAACCAGCACCCGGACGTCTTCTACCTGTACGAGCCCATGTGGCATCTGTGGCAGGCGCTGTACCCGGGCGACGCGCTGAGCCTGCAAGGGGCGCTCCGGGACATGCTGCGCTCGCTCTTCCGCTGCGACTTCTCGGTGCTGCGCCTCTACGCGGCGCCGCCGGGCCCCCGCGACCCGCTGGCGCCCTTCGCGGCCCCCTCGGGCGGCAAGAGCGGCCACAACCTCAGCACGGCCAGCATCTTCGGCTGGCGGACCAACAAGGTGATCTGCTCCGCGCCGCTGTGCCCGGACGCGCCCTGGGCCCGCGAGGCGGTGGGCCTGATCGACGGCGCCGCCTGCGAGCGGAGCTGCCCGCCGCGGGGGCTGCGCGAGCTGGAGGCCGAGTGCCGAAAGTACCCGGTGGTCGTGATCAAGGACGTGCGGCTGCTGGACCTGGGCGTGCTGCTGCCCCTCTTTCGGGACCCGGAGCTCGACCTGCGCGTCGTGCAGCTCTTCCGCGACCCCCGCGCCGTCCACAACTCCCGCCTCAAGGCCAAGCAGGCGCTGCTCCGGGAGAGCATCCAGGTGTTGCGGAGCCGCTACCGCGCCGAGCCCCGGGCGCTCCCCCGGCGCCAGCTCCTGCCGCCCgcgggcgccgccgccgccgctgctttgTCCGGCGCCCGAGCCCACCAGCAGCACCGCGCCGAGTTCTTCCTGGGCGGCGCCCTCGAGGTGATCTGCCAGGCCTGGCTCCGCGACCTCCTCTTGGCCCGCCGCGCCCCGGCCTGGCTGCGCGCCCGCCATACCCAGCTCCGCTACGAGGACCTGGTCCTGGAGCCGCGCGCCCAGCTGCGCCGCTTGCTGCGCTTCGCCGACCTCCCGGCGCCGGACGCCCTCGAGGACTTCGTGCTCAACATGACCCGCGGCGCCGCCTATTCCTCCGAGCGGCCCTTCCTCATCTCCGCCCGCGACGCGCGCGAAGCCATCCACGCCTGGCGGGAGCGCCTCAGCCGCGAGCAGGTGCGCCAGGTGGAGGCTGCCTGCGGCGAAGCCATGAGCCTCCTCGCCTACCCGCTCAGTGGCCGCGACGGCGATCGGCcggacgccgccgccgccaggaGGCGCCCGAGCGCGCCGCCGAACCCAG GCTAA